tcccccctctgccatcattctgtccccctcctttgccaccatctgtccccctcctctgccatctctcacgctgtccccctcctctgccctctctcacactgtccccctcctctgccatcattctgtccccctcctctgccatctgtccccctcctctgccctctgtccccctcctctgccatcattctgtccccctcctctgccctctctcatgctgtccccttcctctgccctctgtccccctcctctgctctctgtccccctcatctacCATcattctatccccctcctctgccctctctcacgctgtccccctcctctgccctctctcacgctgtcccctcctctgccctctgtccccctcctctgcccccctcctctgccatcattctgtccccctcctctgccatcattctgtccccctcctctgccatcattctgtccccctcctttgccaccatctgtccccctcctctgccatcattctgtccccctcctctgtcatcattctgtctccctcctttgccatcattctgtccccctcctctgccatcattctgtccccctcctctgctacgatccctctcaaactcttccccgcgccaggcgccagcctcAGAAAGCAGAAAGAAAACAGGACCTTACCAATCTGCCgtgcgccgggacccagcagcctcctctctcccgcagctgtcactgacgtcgatattcagtgacagctgcgggagataggaggctgctgggtcccggcgcccggcggattggtaagttcctgttttctttcttttttctaggtctggcccgcggcaccccagtgacagcgccgcggcacccctgggagccgcggcgcacagtttgggaaccgccgctctaaggaaatacaatatgaaagaataaatattttaacattgatATACTTTAATGATAAAAATAAGGGTACTGTTGTTTCTAAGTTAAGCACATTTCTAAACATCCAGTATTCTAGTTTTCCATTCTCCAGGAAATATTTTCTATAATTATCAGAGGCATAAATGGTATTCATGGAAGTAAAGCAGCTTCTACACATATTAAAGGCAAATATATAAACTTTGGGACTGATGCAAAGTGGGACATACACAcgtttgcatagtgtatcttgcgtgaaatcgctctgcatatgcccagaaaGTGGATGCACGCATATGCATCTATGTCGATTTGCTCAATTTTGGCACTTACACCCGCCTGTGATTTGAGATTCGgtgtgggggagggagggggtattCTAACGGCTTAGTACAGTAAAGACGTTGTATAcgcaaatgcggctcatgcagacctgcagaaccACGCATATACGCCTGTACGCGTATATTttacacctgctacagggcagatgCAGGTGAAAATACTcactgatcatcattatcatcattatcatcatcaacatttatttatatagtgccagctgattccgtagcgctgtacaattgggaacaaatagagtaaaacaatactgggtaatacagacatagagagaggtaagagggcccttctcgtaaccttacaatctatgggacaatggtttgtaTCACTGACACGGCTCTAAGGTTTATTGCAGATCCCCTGCCTCTACtatcgaggatggtggaggcagaacacaatgatattcacaggataaattcacggcttacaagcatcaataattacacaggagaaagtagtagtgcggCAACGTAGTGTATTGAATATTGGTACAACtggaatagatatatatatatatatatatatatatatatatattgtggcaagagcccgctactgcagaagcacacgcaaacaacttcttcctttttatgttgttttattttcaggatggtaaatgttttgacaccgtgcagatttcacagcaattatggagaccctaaacgctagctatacatagaccagctctctctcaggaccagccagctttcccagcgttggtctcagtgaacaaatgagacaaacaaacttttatacctgactcctcccccagccttagcttgatggacaggtgacacacccaccttctctttaaaagaaaacacccatcactggctctgtttgcactaagacagacacaccctgtctgtttgctgagaggaaggatttcagatcatgtaagtttaatgtaaaaatgtaaactattgcttttcatacataagtcttcactctaggtgcattactgcaattcgtagtaatgcagacacaattcacatatgcttcttcatagtcggtaacccttggcaacagcatgagatgagatgatatacagttcaatgcagtgatgataaacaagaacactaggatccaatagagaaccacacagcagatggaTGTGGATCACTGGTACagcatacagtccaaacagagtagtatttagaacttagctgatccgagagtagagatgactcaacatagcaagtggtactggaatcgctggttcttattaagtaaagcagtaagcgttaaacatcacccagggacttggatgaacactgacacatgcagtagaatgttgcttagaagtagcagagacgtgagtagtatctgaatcaagcgtggaactacaggtagcaggattcattgtaactgcaatggtaagttcgctgtagtatggagcaactgaacagagacacacaacttgagcccaagtactagccaccggcacaacaagtagttcacaataacagttcagtaaccaggtaacagcagagtaaggataacccgtgtcagacgtggaactacaggtgacagataacttgatagtagctctaacagagatgcagcgatcttagccagccagcagtaaagttgaaccaatagataaagcacaggtttagtgacaactcacgatactcgttcagcgtgcagatgaatagcggagagaagttgcagcttgcaggtgaacagcggtgaggagtttgcagcttgtagatgaaGAGCGATAAGaagttacaacttgcaggtgaacagcagtgagaagttgcagcttgcaggtgaacagcagtgaggagtttgcagcttgcaggtgaacagcggtaaggagttcagtccagcTTGCAGGTAACGGCCACACGGagggagaggtatacagccaaatccaaatgcaatcagagtaatacgaagaacaggcaatgagcccataaccatgagaggttaatatagtgctccaggaccaatgaggtttgggaggagatcacagtagccaggaacacctgtgaaagtaatatctctgaggcagaagcaagcagactcactcttcttaaagggaaagtcacggtgccggcacctaactatgggaccggcgtgtgacagtttgATACCCAAGTGTAAgtttagaatgcaaaggttacaaagtatttagtgggctgtaagCTCACTCACACTCCTATGTTAGTGAgaggggttgttgtcttgtattagctgtgtagaaggtggtaatagggtaaccaagggagattaagaaggtggtagaggaatattataagcttgtctgaagaagtgggttttcagagaacacttgaaggttagaagactagaggaaagtcttgttgtgcgagggagtgaattccataaagtgggtgcagctgtTAAGGCAACCAGTGcgacataaacttgtagaacttagcagaagaggtcttcatctatagcagccgcctttcccttagagactGGCTTTGCTcacacaggcaaaggttcagagtccgggtacaggtagaaggtcagggcaacaggcaaaggttcagagtccaggaaacaggcagaggtcatacacaggcaaagTAATCCAAGGTTTAataccaacacagcacagaagcaggtagtccactggaacagaacgctataaccggcagtgaggctcagtcctcactgccttaaatagtactccATAATAAAAACTCCataatagccacaatatccagacCATCCCTTGTCATTATTGCACTTAGTActgggattttattattattattattattattattattattattattttgcaaagcaCAATATTACTCTCAGTTTAGGGGTTTTATAGCTGACCTGCTGAACAAATGAGTTTTTGGTCAGGCTTCAGGTCAAATCTAAACTCCTTAAATGCACCTACATTTAACTGTACTGTACATTAGATAACTATAATGATtatacactaagggctagatttactaagctgcgagtttgaaaaagtggggatgttgcctatagcaatcaatcagattctagatttcatttatttagtaccttctacaaaatgacagctagaatctgattggttgctataggcaacatccccactttttcaaacccgcagcttagtaattctagccctaagtgtcattAACCTAATaatataaactgcatagtgttgatgtctCTCTTTTTCCTGCTGCCAACATCCTTCTGATGTTCATTTATTATAAGTGTATTTACCATATAATAACCACGCGGACACATATTTAGATTTggcaaaggtcacagttttaatgagaattctgcctgctcagctcctgctacttgctactctCCCTTATATCCTCGACTACCTACTTGTGTACCAATCCGGAAAAGGTCTGACCTGCTTGTGTATTAatccggcaaacgtctgactacttgCTTGTGTACCGTCCCGGCAAATGTCTTACTAGTCGCTGTATATCTGTTCGTCCATTggacttcagataataccaccaataACGTTACATAGGCCTTCTAAAATTTTCTTTATGTTGCAGTATCTTGTGGGATCCTGATCACGGGTCCAAGATGACTCTCGAGTTTGTTGGAggaagcaaataaaaaatacaactgCTCTCAGGGAAACTAAAACGTTTGGGTTGGAGATGGAAAATGATTAATGATAagtctgataatttttttcacacCTGTATAAAATGTTACACAAACACAAGACTGAATTTACTGTTATAACCATGTAATGGATAATGCTACTGCAAATGGATGGTGATCCTTATTCTTACTGAGTTATTTGGAAAAGTTTTACAGTACAATTTAACATAATCACACTGTTTGAAACCCAActgtattataatttataagtatacttattttaatGACTTAAGCCTGTCAGGCATGcattaaacaaaatacaaatttgtctgaaaaaatgttttttaaatatcttttatgTCCCTCCTGAAGTGTACAGTAACAGGAACtgtctgggcctgagtcattaaggcagaaaaaggagtaaatgttctctgggacaaaccatgttatgatgcaaggggtgcaaatcagtttattattttgcacataagttaaatactggctgtttttatctagcacacaaatacttaatagctttatttgtacactgaaatttcaagttgatctaggacatgccctaccctaattataaatctgtccccacattttacatttacctccccctcccatgcaacatggttttgcccagatacaaagttactccttttttatgttttactctccttaatgactcaggacctctGTCTTTTAAACCCAATAGAATGCTGCTGAATATGTCTCCTCACTCTAATCTCTATGTAATGATGTCACTGACAtaagggagggttgacaaataagaaaaaaagtaaaCATGTAAGAATTATAGGTGGGTTACAatccaaaatatttaatttagtcTTTGACAATCCACCTTAAGATGGCCGCTTAATTAGAGAAATAGCCCCTTCGGTTCTAAACCTCACTCACTTTTCGGGCAATGGCAAAAACAACTTTCTCATGGTCTATAAGAACAGAGGTAGTTATTCTCTCCACGTCCTCATAATGTTCAATTTTGAACCCTTCATCACTTAGAGCTTTTCTTAAAAAATTGTCATCATAGGTTAAAAGGTGAAACTTGTGATCTCCAATTTTAAAATAGGAAGTATTGATATCTGCATATATTATAAGATACCCTCCTAGTTTAAGGAAAGAGgatatttttttcagatttttgtagtaagtgtccttgtCCTTACTAATAACGTCCAGCCCCCATATGCTCATTACACAGTCAACTTTTGGCAGCACTAAGGGATCCATAGGGTTATTTTTGCTGAAGTCACATTTCACAATTTGCTTCACTTTGCTTCTCAGGAGGTCTTCTCTTCCTTGCCTTccatcactggaaaatataaataaacatgtttcTTATATAAGTATCCATAGAGACAAGGGGACAAGGTACTAGGAGTATAGTTAAATTGTAAACTACACTAACATGGAAACACTGCTACAATACTATATTTTTAATTGCATATTGTAGACTCTATTCTGAGTACATATGACAAAGGTTTGTGTTATCTGTATCTCCTGCAAAGTAGAGCAAAAAAATATAACAGTGATCGGACAGATttgagaatgccaataaatataataacagaaTGAGGTTAATAGCTAATAAGACCATTTAAGAAAGTCCAAAGAGCTTTTCATCCCAATATAACGAATAAGATCTAATGGGGAAAGTAGTCAGG
The Mixophyes fleayi isolate aMixFle1 chromosome 1, aMixFle1.hap1, whole genome shotgun sequence DNA segment above includes these coding regions:
- the LOC142103895 gene encoding nicotinamide N-methyltransferase-like, whose product is MDSTLKKHYHVDGFNPNTLMDAYFSPKSEDYLLQESTITLMALLHKAFTSGYVTGKTLIDISPGPIIYQLLPVCEFLEEITILEFNDLCIKELEKWINKDADAFDWTHALTIMAQLHGSSDGRQGREDLLRSKVKQIVKCDFSKNNPMDPLVLPKVDCVMSIWGLDVISKDKDTYYKNLKKISSFLKLGGYLIIYADINTSYFKIGDHKFHLLTYDDNFLRKALSDEGFKIEHYEDVERITTSVLIDHEKVVFAIARKVSEV